The Apis cerana isolate GH-2021 linkage group LG2, AcerK_1.0, whole genome shotgun sequence genomic sequence TATCTCTTTGTTATCTCTGGGTTCTGCTAATGTATGCATTTGCCTATAAAAATCAAGTTTTATTAGATAGTCGAAACTtgatatttagattaataaaacttgagtctgaaaatttatatttgaatttcaaaattaaaaaaattctcgaaattcgaattctttaaaatccagaatatttatttaattttttaaaaaaaattttttcatgaactaaaatcttaataatcatcttaatttaaaaataatttaaaaattacattttattatttttttttcatacaaattatataatttcatataaattatatataatataaaatcatattaattaaaatgcattaaaaatattaacgtaaactcatttgaattattattagaataaaaatattttgagatttcgaacgttatatatttaattcaagattaaaaaataatcaacttattattatatatggatatcaaacaagaatataaataacttaaacaaaataaatttttttcaaaaatttcatttttgaagtaaacaaaagaaaattttattaaaaaaaatacaacatataaaatttcattataaaatgttatttatattattaattacattttttgattcaaaatttcgataacAAAAAATGATACTTACGTCAatgatttattctaataaaaaataaaataaaattgttataaaaaatattattgtctcgtgtagtttattatattattgactaACCACTTTTTAGTATAGTATTTAAGTAaactattattctattatgattaaattttactctCAAATAAAACTATGTACACGATTAAAAGTAGTCACATTATAAATGATCTTAAAATCAACATTGATCATATAACGTTGCTACGCATAACAAAAAGAGGGTGCGTTTTACCCTCGTTCgttttacttattttcctTCGTATTAATATTGCATTCTTCTtcgtgttaatattataaaaattattttttgcatcattattaattatttactttattgattaaaaaagatttttaaaaatactttttaatttttaaatttttaaaattttttaatttttaaaaatatatcttaattatatatttatgcaagatattaatatattcgtagaatatttttacaaaatcaatTCTGAAagcaaaaacaaatacaaaagttgatatataaaaatatcgattgaagTTTATTTAAGTTATGTGCAATTGTAGTTCACattagataaaatgaaatcgaaataGAGTGTACAAAGACGGAGCATTTCACTTTATTTCCGtctcgttttatttaattataaactttaaatgattataaataaacttcaatcaacatttttatatactgatttttgtgtttgttttgATTTCTAGAATCAATCATCCAAAGATATATcacaaattaacattttatatatgaaaataaaaatttttaattttttttttatttacttagaTTTATGCAAAGAATGCTTaccaattatgaatttttactttagtattataaattgcaGGAGTATGGAAAACAATTGGttccatttctttaatttcatcttcaCAAATTGGAAGAGCGGcctataatatgattaatatttataatttttatatttatattattcaacatacaataataaatgttgTAATTCTTTATGCAATGCGctccaaaaattatttaatatacaaaaataagaaacatacaaaagaaaaaaaaggataaagtaaaatttgaaatctcgtttttaagaaaatctaattaaaaactttatcaatttctgataatatagaaattctgataataaaagtttattttcaagaaaattaaacttaaaaattaatcaaatgtacatataaataaatatacttaattaattcttaattgaatcttattttataattattattttcaaacttaataattttcttaaaaataaattaaaattaaaatttattccatatttttttatttattttcgcttatttatctattaataataattccatatatgttttaattaatcacgtttgatttattatcaaatttgatttatatatttaattccaaatatatttttgcatatgaaaactttaatttcatattttttttttaatgaaaattatcatttttttagttatatcTAGATTATTGAAAcatcttataaatatgtttctaataataaatatatataattaaagaaaatgttttatttattaaaaatatttaattttgcctaccaaaatacaattaatattatatatatatataaataaaaaaaataaatataatatatatatatattatacattaatatacaattaataaacaattataggcaattaaaaaaaaattaaaatataataattaaattgtatataaatataaataacattacatAGATCTAAAtaacattgaattaaataaatatataacattatatatatatattaatattaaaatacataaaaaaatttcatatgaatgatattttaaacatagtatatagtttatattataataattaataatatttataattaattaagaaaataatcttacgtttaattttcctttcgtcaacatgttttttaatattatgtatattttcttaatatattttatttcacagaaTACtgcacgaataattaattgaaaattactttgaatatagtatcaaatatttataaaaaaaaaattatataaaatgttcctttttaatattttctatcgaaTCTTTGATATCTTCACATCTCTTAGAATTGACGATATATAAAcggatgtaatttattataaatctattaagcattaagttatttttaaatcgatttagcggaagtatattttttgttttaagtttattgaaaaagaaaaaattgtgaaaaaatgaattctatgttaaaagaattaatattacaaaagtgTCGTAAGGTTAGCTCTTTGGAATATAttgaggaagaagaaagagaggataTCGCAGAAGAAGAGTCCGAATTGGAACCAGAATTGCCTTTTGAAGATATTCTCGCCGATAAACGTcgcaaatattctattaaggaagaatatatttatcttctttataatgacgttttgaaatattttgtgaaagagtaattatttttctttttactgaatccaaatgaattttatccaaatttcattatttataaattcagttcttataaattaattagataattgataatatcaatattaaaaatttaatcaatacaattatttttatttatcatacttGATTCATAaacaaatagaagaaaaattatatatgatataaattattattttattgtataataaattttttataaagtcttaattcaaatttttctatatatatgtatcattatttgtaatgtattttacatatatatgtacattggATGTcaaggattatttttataaaatgatattggtatatgaataaaaataagaatacataacatataaatataagtttgtgaatattttactaaaaggttgtaataaaaatagaaacgaattttttgtttgttgatttataatattccaaaaagttatttgtttttaagtcTTAATGTTTATGATTTAGATTGTGGATTTTTAtgcaagtatatatttttcatatatatgttttgtatccattatatgatgaataaatatatcaatattctttgatattaattttatttataatattataaacaaattttatggtattttaaatcatttgtatttataatataatataatataatataatataatataatataatataatataatataatataatataatataatatattataatataatataatatattataatataatataatataatataatatataatatttattatatttttgtaataatgtttctttcttatttttttaattatattgtttgcaAATATGTGAgtcatctatatatatatcatttattttctacaatttctgACTAACACaaaattgatatgatttttttattattgttaatataaaaagacttctttgttttttaattaataaaattttgtaagaaaattttaaatatagttttaaataataaaaaaatatagaaactataaaaatatagaaaatatagaactttcggtttgaaattttattttaaattagacaTGATATATGctctctaatataatatttccttttttaaaagaaaaaaatttatttttttatttttaaattatatttccatatttgcgtttcatatttttatgttacgttattatatagaaaacatattatataatatatttttaatatattaaatatattatatagaaaatgaataatataattattatttattataatattgaataaagtactaactattaaaattattattaaaaatttattattgaatatagatgggatggtaaatatttaagaaaaaaacctaagaaaataattgatgatgatgatatacTTAGTGATGAGGAATGCATTGATGAAGAATAttatgaagaagaaattatagttagagataaaaaagataataacttTGAAGAATGTATTAGCGATACATCTAAAACAAATATGGATTTATCTTGGAAGTTAAAATTGCCCGatgaatttgcaaatataacattcattaataataatacgtacaGTGGTCGTATTAGTAGGAAAATGATGGAAGGTGAAGGCGTTTATAGATGGGTTAATGGTGCTCAATATAAAgtaagaattttcaatttattagataattttctaGACATTATTCAATAGAATCAGATTATTGTGTAATAAGAttggtaatattttaataaagattgaaattttatttaaattaaattagtttttatcaatccaataaattttttaatcataatttattaacattatttcaataacaaaaaaattgtatattttgtttatattacattatatatatatatatatattataatttttattctaattataatttcattcttttaaaaaaataaataaagataacaaaattttttattattaaaaataatatagtttcgCAGGGAACATTTGAACAAAATCTTATGCATGGGAAAGGTTTACTGGAATGGAATAATGTTTGCTGGTACGAGggtgattttttaaatggttATCGACATGGTAGAGGAATGATGGTGGATGGAGAAAATCGTTACATGTATACTGGTCAGTGGTATAAGGGTCTAAGGCATGGTAAAGGGTATGTTATACAAAAtacaagataattatttaaaccaaattatacaatacaatattaaaaccaAATTAGAACTTCACAtggatatgaaaattaaaatatatgtaagtattagaaaaaatatagcatATGATGAAATACTTTGCaggcataaaatttataatttaaaaaaaaaaaaaaacaatcatatacaatataaactagataaaaaactattattagatgaaaaatattttattgtttccaaatatttcttacttttaatttatagtttcaaaatatatatattgatcttttatattaacaaattttatttatataattaaattgcattgttatatatatatatatatatatatatatatatatatatatatatatatatatatatataatgtaaatattagtagagtaaaaataaacgcaaaaattaaaaaaaaaatatggaaatatattttctctacACTTTTTCTGTGAGAATGTTCCCATATTGCCATGTATTTTGCCATGATCAGAACTCAAATCTGAATTATTATGATCATAAAATAGAATCCTAAGCATTGAATTTcacaaattatcaaaaattgagaatatttttacatgtatttcaatattctatattgtattttcttcgttattttaataaaaaattgatttaagattttagagtttagaagaaaatttggaaaaacatataatatattaaatacaaaatataaatatatattcaaaatgcaGACCGTTTCAAATAACTCGAAAATTACTAAATAcaagaaaatgttttatataaactttcataatgtaatagtaaaattataaatatattctcatCTATGTATGAGCTTTTCAATatgttgatattaaattatattaaacaatcaaTATGTTTATTACAAAAGTTATGCTCGTTATGATGATAATGGTTCATATGATGGCGATTGGATAATGGACAAGATGAATGGGACTGGATTACGGATTTATCCAAGCGGTGCTCGTTACATGGGTCAATGGAAAAATGGAATTCGTGATGGTATCGGGACTATGGTCTGGAccaatggaaatttttatcgtggaGAATGGAAATGTGGTTTAATGCATGGGtttgttaatttcaatttttatgataattatatcaaaaatatataatataaaataaaacattttttcatcttaatttaatattatgaaattatacacatattataatatatattagttatgGAGAATATGTATGGAATGGATTCTTCAACAGAACTTTTACTTGGCCACAAGAAGCATCTTACACAGGTTATTGGCGTCATGGATTGCGCCATGGCAAAGgtggattatatttttattttaaaacgaaattaaaaatgttaattagatTGTTTTCATATAGgagatatgaaatttaattctgttGGTGGAGCAAAGTATTCTGGATATTGGGAGGATAATAAGAAACATGGTTATGGAATTATAATtggtaacataaatattttaaaaattaaacttaaaaatatatgatatatttaaaactgaattcgtatttttaaatttgtttaaatttgtttaaaatttatacataaaagaattatttaaatatctcgtttataaTCGTATTTATAATCGTATTAACAAGTTTTTCACTaatgatatttacaataagttttaaaagaaaaaaatatatttgtagaatATCTCTGGAGGATTCTAGAactcaaaaaataaagaaaagaattattataaaaaaatatgcattgagatttatttaagatttaaataattaaaatatagatttatttctattccatttattatcttttcacTCTAGTTctgtttcatttcatttaatgcaaacttaaattgtttataacttaagaaataatttcaaacaatcttatcaaaatatttttatataccaaatatttttatcaaaatatttttgttttatctttaaaatcgattctccaaatctatttcacaaatatattaatatacgtgtatatacatatatttacttcatttgttcaaaatattatcttaattgaaaatatacttttattatacatataggaAATAATGGCGAAAAATTCGAAGCTaatccattatttttaaatgatattttatgtactgatattataaaagataataattttgaaaatgaatcagaaataaaaagtaaagaagAATACATGATAATTAAAGATGTGAAACCAAAGTAagaattattactttaatagtcatataatttcataaaaaaaatataaagattatttttttattcattaagaacatatataataataaagatataaagtataaatatatatgaacaatTATCTGTATTTATTGGTTATATAATGACAACCAACTATTAAATGttgtttattagatattattttttcaaatattatatttataaatttattatatatttttaaaattttttaatttattatttttttcacatattatatgtaaaaaaaatttaaataattatgcgtttatataaataatataaacatgtatggaattttttaaaaaattatttaattataaaagaataaagaatcataaaatgaatatatatatatgctgaaaaattatcaatgaaataaaaatatttatacaatatattaaatcaataatttaataattgaaatattataaaatttataataataatatatataatatcaataaatatataattataattatataaaactttaaatattaagttaatatataagaaaaaaaagaataaaaaaaagtttttaaaaaataaggagaaaattaaaataatattatattattctttaaacttCATTCATagagaatcaaaatttttttttattttacatgtttatctttgcatattaatatttatttcagatataattaaatttatttaacaataattaaaaatataatattatatacttattttataaattatataatatataaaatcagaaatatattaataattagtatattataattaatatattaataaaatagatattattaaaatagaattagaataaaaCATGGAAATAATGATAAGTTACAgagtaaaaacatttaaagatatttttacagtttaattatttatagatttattgaaaaaccTGCCGAATTGGCAAAAGGTTTCGTAACACCTATCCTAAAACCAGAACAATTTCCGTgtttaacttattatataactcGTTTATTGGATCCAGAAAGTTTGGAACCATATTTTGAACCTTCAATTTCATCTGGAAGATGTTATAGTTGTGAAAACGAATCTTGTGCTTGTTTACATGTACCTTCAAAcggttatttatttgtatttattatactatcaattaataaactaacgtattatttttttttatattatttatacctcTATATTAAGTAACttgttattatgtaattttattaataatattaattatattattaatttcatatagatattgttataaataaaattataaatgaagaaaacgaTTTCCCACAAGGAGAGCTTTTTAATTCTGATGTAGTAGATATAACAAAATCTGAATGGAATTATGAAGAATGCTGGATATACAAATGTTTAATGATTCATATTCTTCGTTTAcgtcaaatttataatgattatgcCAAATTATTTGCAAAGCCAGCACCAAAATGTAATCTTGTAATGAGCAAACTATGTTTATGGCAATTATGGAGAGATTGTAAtgtccaaaaaaaaatttctctttccacAATTGATAAACACATAGGTAAATGTTCATCAAtgttgattatattaatgattatagttaatatatgtatatatattgtctataaataaaaatatttatcgacataaaaaaatattttagaacattattttactattattcatcaataattataaatctatttattattattataatataaatttatttattaatatatatttaacattattatttattattgaaataatattatagcaaaaaataaaagtacaaTAGTGAAAGATCCTCACCATCCAtttgaaaagattgaaatcTGGCAATTTTTACATGCGTTGTTAGAAGTATCTTggcatttatatacaaaatataataatgaagaaatcgGAGAAATGAACGGAAAACTTGCTAATGGTTtgcacaaatttttaaaaaatgatatatatcctCATATTGGAAATCATGTTGGTAAgttatatgaaattacataaataaaaaaagttattatatatgtttacattaatatatctctaaatacaataatttatctcgaaaaattataaaaaattatttggcaTGAAGAAaacttcattatattattcttacttgtttttaagaaagttagtttttaagaagaattaaataaataaaataagcttTTATAATGTTTGCAATGAATCTCCAAATTATGTCttgtttttagaataaaaagatattattatctcgatatttttgtGAAGATTACATATACTACATGGATACGAGAGTTTCCATgaagaatcgaagaatcgaattctagaaatcaaaataagcagaaaagttgatatataaaaattttcaagatttatttattaaattataaatataattaaagtttgaattagacgaaataagataaaaagaatatgacattttttttgtCTCCGTTATATCGTTAtcgcattttatttttatctcgcttcatctaaaattaaattgctattaaattataatttaataaataagcctcaatcaatatttttttatatcaatatttattgtttgtatttatttttatttctaaaatccttcaaagaaattttatttattaatcttatatattgtaatatattatatacatgacgaaaattaaatttgaatttgatttattatatcatcgtATTCtaatacatatttcaaaaattaatcaaaattttcatatcaagTAAAGATTCTTTTAGATCtgttaaaattcttgaaattagcTAAttctatactttattttaattattataaagattttatttccaaataagTGCATTTTTTAGATGTACGATTTCAATTCTCCAATCAatgtaatatttcttctatcaattcttagaaaaaatagattttctgtaatttttattgcttcgtcctttaattttacgaatattttatttctatggaAATCAATTTGTGTCACCTTTCAATTCTAAAAACaactgtatatataaatgtatgtatattgtcagataaataaatagagataagagaaagaagaaataattctctttGTTTACATatcacaaaaatatcgaatgcctaatgcaaatttttatcttcataaacttaacaaaattattgttataagataattattatagttaaataataaacaataatttttatttgaaatattgtctagataaaaagaaagtttgaAGATAGATATTTTTGCAGATAGAttggtttattaattaaaataaaatttttcacgtcaTATAGGTACTTTATGCAATGAAAATAAGGATATATTACCTATAAATTgtgtttttaaattgtatcaaCAAATTGGATATCCACCTTCTGCAAGAGATTTGCTTCAATCAACATGTATTTTGAGTAAGCTAATAatgatttacaatataaattttttgtttgcatataatataaaacatgtacataacatatatataatgttaatatattttgagaattgATTCTGGAGATAAgttgatgaaatgaaatatacaagtttaaagtattttattaataatgaacaaTAATGTGTTTGTACATTTCACAGTATATATGCATGCAGAATCTgcttaaaatctaatttttataataatgatatttttacattaaaatatataaatattaataatgtagaTGCAAAAGATTCACGATTGTTTGCTACGATCACTGaaactatgaaaatatttccggAGGGAATTAATTCTGTGACAATAGGTgaaaaaattagttatttattaaaacttaatgaaatgtttacattacataattatacgactgatatatcaaaaaaaaatgaaaataatctaaGTATGTATAGCATTCATCTAGTTATATAGCACActctataaaatcattattttttatcatttatcattaatttatctaaattaaaaatataatttatatttcagttaataaattgttgatttttagTCAGCTAGgagttataaaaatgatagaaatcaTGACGCTAATATGTCCTGGaataaaagatacaaatactgatataattataaatatggatTATAAGGTATACGAtcttaagatttaaattttgatgtaaatataaataaaattctgtaaatataattcaataactaaacaattgataaaatagattatttgattgtatttactttagtatttttaattttcgatattataatatttaaaatatattttaaattatcgttttgaaagttttatattataatttattaatttcttaaaataaacacagtagattataataaaatgtgctatatcaaaaaaagtgaaagataataatttgatattcataaatatttttaattttatattgtataatcaaataaaattacataatatcaacaaatataacattaaatgttatttgatattatccttttattgaacaattattcttatgattgttatatattattactattatgcaatttttattttataatatatgttagcAGAATTacggaaataaaattgaaaataagtgaattaataaacaaaatgagtaaataatataaaatgaagattatgtgaaattgaattttaccgaaatatctttaattataaaattattattacttatattgaaaacacaaaatattataaatagcatagatttgtaaaatgtattttattacatcgatatttattcataaaccaatattgaatatcatatataatttaatactttaatcaatgattatttacagatattacaaaaattgcatttctcctaacttaattatcttttgcttaaatgtgtaatatattttacagacACATCGTATACGGTATTAtgcatattttacaatatagaaATTGAATGTTACAGCTGacatttcttgaattttatgaaataatactaGAGGCAAcgaaagaattattctttttaaaaaacaaatctgaaaaattattacaaacgaAAATTGAGAAGGAAATCAAGTcagtagaaattaataatttataaaaagaaaagaattcttgAATTAATAAGTCTTCtttgattcaaaattattttccgaatttaaaaatagattaatataatataatttattaaaaaataataaaataataataaaatctaattttatttcatttatgtga encodes the following:
- the LOC108004514 gene encoding radial spoke head 10 homolog B isoform X8; translation: MHGKGLLEWNNVCWYEGDFLNGYRHGRGMMVDGENRYMYTGQWYKGLRHGKGYARYDDNGSYDGDWIMDKMNGTGLRIYPSGARYMGQWKNGIRDGIGTMVWTNGNFYRGEWKCGLMHGYGEYVWNGFFNRTFTWPQEASYTGYWRHGLRHGKGDMKFNSVGGAKYSGYWEDNKKHGYGIIIGNNGEKFEANPLFLNDILCTDIIKDNNFENESEIKSKEEYMIIKDVKPKFIEKPAELAKGFVTPILKPEQFPCLTYYITRLLDPESLEPYFEPSISSGRCYSCENESCACLHVPSNDIVINKIINEENDFPQGELFNSDVVDITKSEWNYEECWIYKCLMIHILRLRQIYNDYAKLFAKPAPKCNLVMSKLCLWQLWRDCNVQKKISLSTIDKHIAKNKSTIVKDPHHPFEKIEIWQFLHALLEVSWHLYTKYNNEEIGEMNGKLANGLHKFLKNDIYPHIGNHVGTLCNENKDILPINCVFKLYQQIGYPPSARDLLQSTCILNAKDSRLFATITETMKIFPEGINSVTIGEKISYLLKLNEMFTLHNYTTDISKKNENNLINKLLIFSQLGVIKMIEIMTLICPGIKDTNTDIIINMDYKLTFLEFYEIILEATKELFFLKNKSEKLLQTKIEKEIKSVEINNL
- the LOC108004514 gene encoding radial spoke head 10 homolog B isoform X4, whose translation is MDKMNGTGLRIYPSGARYMGQWKNGIRDGIGTMVWTNGNFYRGEWKCGLMHGTFTWPQEASYTGYWRHGLRHGKDCFHIGDMKFNSVGGAKYSGYWEDNKKHGYGIIIGNNGEKFEANPLFLNDILCTDIIKDNNFENESEIKSKEEYMIIKDVKPKFIEKPAELAKGFVTPILKPEQFPCLTYYITRLLDPESLEPYFEPSISSGRCYSCENESCACLHVPSNDIVINKIINEENDFPQGELFNSDVVDITKSEWNYEECWIYKCLMIHILRLRQIYNDYAKLFAKPAPKCNLVMSKLCLWQLWRDCNVQKKISLSTIDKHIAKNKSTIVKDPHHPFEKIEIWQFLHALLEVSWHLYTKYNNEEIGEMNGKLANGLHKFLKNDIYPHIGNHVGTLCNENKDILPINCVFKLYQQIGYPPSARDLLQSTCILNAKDSRLFATITETMKIFPEGINSVTIGEKISYLLKLNEMFTLHNYTTDISKKNENNLINKLLIFSQLGVIKMIEIMTLICPGIKDTNTDIIINMDYKLTFLEFYEIILEATKELFFLKNKSEKLLQTKIEKEIKSVEINNL
- the LOC108004514 gene encoding radial spoke head 10 homolog B isoform X7 yields the protein MDKMNGTGLRIYPSGARYMGQWKNGIRDGIGTMVWTNGNFYRGEWKCGLMHGTFTWPQEASYTGDMKFNSVGGAKYSGYWEDNKKHGYGIIIGNNGEKFEANPLFLNDILCTDIIKDNNFENESEIKSKEEYMIIKDVKPKFIEKPAELAKGFVTPILKPEQFPCLTYYITRLLDPESLEPYFEPSISSGRCYSCENESCACLHVPSNDIVINKIINEENDFPQGELFNSDVVDITKSEWNYEECWIYKCLMIHILRLRQIYNDYAKLFAKPAPKCNLVMSKLCLWQLWRDCNVQKKISLSTIDKHIAKNKSTIVKDPHHPFEKIEIWQFLHALLEVSWHLYTKYNNEEIGEMNGKLANGLHKFLKNDIYPHIGNHVGTLCNENKDILPINCVFKLYQQIGYPPSARDLLQSTCILNAKDSRLFATITETMKIFPEGINSVTIGEKISYLLKLNEMFTLHNYTTDISKKNENNLINKLLIFSQLGVIKMIEIMTLICPGIKDTNTDIIINMDYKLTFLEFYEIILEATKELFFLKNKSEKLLQTKIEKEIKSVEINNL
- the LOC108004514 gene encoding uncharacterized protein LOC108004514 isoform X1 is translated as MDKMNGTGLRIYPSGARYMGQWKNGIRDGIGTMVWTNGNFYRGEWKCGLMHGYGEYVWNGFFNRTFTWPQEASYTGYWRHGLRHGKDCFHIGDMKFNSVGGAKYSGYWEDNKKHGYGIIIGNNGEKFEANPLFLNDILCTDIIKDNNFENESEIKSKEEYMIIKDVKPKFIEKPAELAKGFVTPILKPEQFPCLTYYITRLLDPESLEPYFEPSISSGRCYSCENESCACLHVPSNDIVINKIINEENDFPQGELFNSDVVDITKSEWNYEECWIYKCLMIHILRLRQIYNDYAKLFAKPAPKCNLVMSKLCLWQLWRDCNVQKKISLSTIDKHIAKNKSTIVKDPHHPFEKIEIWQFLHALLEVSWHLYTKYNNEEIGEMNGKLANGLHKFLKNDIYPHIGNHVGTLCNENKDILPINCVFKLYQQIGYPPSARDLLQSTCILNAKDSRLFATITETMKIFPEGINSVTIGEKISYLLKLNEMFTLHNYTTDISKKNENNLINKLLIFSQLGVIKMIEIMTLICPGIKDTNTDIIINMDYKLTFLEFYEIILEATKELFFLKNKSEKLLQTKIEKEIKSVEINNL
- the LOC108004514 gene encoding radial spoke head 10 homolog B isoform X6 → MDKMNGTGLRIYPSGARYMGQWKNGIRDGIGTMVWTNGNFYRGEWKCGLMHGTFTWPQEASYTGYWRHGLRHGKGDMKFNSVGGAKYSGYWEDNKKHGYGIIIGNNGEKFEANPLFLNDILCTDIIKDNNFENESEIKSKEEYMIIKDVKPKFIEKPAELAKGFVTPILKPEQFPCLTYYITRLLDPESLEPYFEPSISSGRCYSCENESCACLHVPSNDIVINKIINEENDFPQGELFNSDVVDITKSEWNYEECWIYKCLMIHILRLRQIYNDYAKLFAKPAPKCNLVMSKLCLWQLWRDCNVQKKISLSTIDKHIAKNKSTIVKDPHHPFEKIEIWQFLHALLEVSWHLYTKYNNEEIGEMNGKLANGLHKFLKNDIYPHIGNHVGTLCNENKDILPINCVFKLYQQIGYPPSARDLLQSTCILNAKDSRLFATITETMKIFPEGINSVTIGEKISYLLKLNEMFTLHNYTTDISKKNENNLINKLLIFSQLGVIKMIEIMTLICPGIKDTNTDIIINMDYKLTFLEFYEIILEATKELFFLKNKSEKLLQTKIEKEIKSVEINNL